One Methylobacterium oryzae DNA window includes the following coding sequences:
- a CDS encoding DUF2252 family protein, translating to MDMQVPARSGRDASVLNHRRLCKIASSPHAYVRGSTARFYELLAGMPAGTLPEGPPVWICGDAHLGNLGALAGPDGGIDIQIRDLDQTVVANPAFDLVRLALSLVTAALNATLPGIVTARMMDAMADGYADGIADPEGAERGVDPSEIVVTTKRRALGRRWRHLSRERLKGKAARLPRGSRFFDLDADEQDSLTALIRDPEIRRLVLALGSAADDAEIRLLDAAYWIKGCSSLGRLRYAALVEVLGGDRPQLALLDVKEAVPHLAPAAGIAVPPDHAARVVAGARALSPNLGDRMVAGHIGGTPVTVRELLPQDLKIDAEQFSRGEAVRVSRHLAAILGRAHGRQMGAADRRAWIDAVRAPGPGPDAPGWLWSVVTDLMGAHQRGYLEHCRRIAREALDAA from the coding sequence ATGGACATGCAGGTACCGGCCCGATCCGGCCGCGACGCGAGCGTGCTGAACCACCGCCGCCTGTGCAAGATCGCGTCCTCGCCGCACGCCTACGTCCGCGGCAGCACGGCGCGGTTCTACGAGCTGCTCGCCGGGATGCCGGCCGGCACCCTGCCCGAGGGGCCGCCCGTCTGGATCTGCGGCGACGCGCATCTCGGCAATCTCGGCGCGCTCGCCGGCCCGGACGGCGGGATCGACATCCAGATCCGCGACCTCGACCAGACCGTGGTGGCGAACCCGGCCTTCGACCTCGTCCGGCTCGCGCTCTCCCTGGTCACCGCGGCGCTCAACGCGACCCTGCCGGGCATCGTCACCGCCCGGATGATGGACGCCATGGCGGACGGCTACGCCGACGGGATCGCCGATCCCGAGGGGGCCGAGCGGGGCGTGGACCCGTCCGAGATCGTCGTCACGACGAAGCGGCGGGCGCTCGGCCGGCGCTGGCGCCACCTCTCGCGCGAGCGCCTGAAGGGCAAGGCCGCCCGGCTCCCGCGGGGCAGCCGGTTCTTCGACCTCGACGCCGACGAGCAGGACTCGCTGACGGCGCTGATCCGCGACCCGGAGATCCGCCGCCTCGTCCTGGCGCTCGGCAGCGCGGCCGACGACGCCGAGATCCGGCTGCTCGACGCCGCCTACTGGATCAAGGGCTGCAGCTCCCTCGGGCGCCTGCGCTACGCCGCCCTGGTGGAGGTGCTGGGCGGCGACCGCCCGCAGCTCGCCCTCCTCGACGTCAAGGAGGCGGTGCCGCACCTCGCGCCGGCCGCCGGGATCGCGGTGCCGCCCGACCACGCCGCGCGGGTCGTCGCGGGGGCGCGGGCGCTGTCGCCCAACCTCGGCGACCGGATGGTCGCCGGCCACATCGGCGGCACGCCCGTCACGGTCCGCGAGCTGCTGCCGCAGGATCTCAAGATCGACGCCGAGCAGTTCTCCCGCGGCGAGGCGGTCCGCGTCTCCCGGCACCTCGCCGCCATCCTGGGCCGGGCCCACGGCCGCCAGATGGGCGCGGCCGACCGCCGGGCCTGGATCGACGCCGTGCGGGCGCCGGGCCCGGGCCCCGACGCCCCCGGCTGGCTCTGGTCGGTGGTCACCGACCTGATGGGCGCGCACCAGCGCGGCTACCTGGAGCATTGCCGCCGGATCGCCCGGGAGGCGCTGGACGCGGCCTGA
- a CDS encoding acetyl-CoA carboxylase carboxyltransferase subunit alpha, giving the protein MAVTRTYLDFEKPVAELEAKLEELRAVSARDGAVSIAEEVGRLEAKAGQALAEIYANLTPWQKTQVARHPQRPHFVDYRDGLITEFTPLAGDRSFGEDEAILGGFGRFRGRPVLVLGQEKGATTEARLRHNFGMARPEGYRKAVRLMETADRFGLPVLAFVDTAGAYPGIEAEERGQAEAIARSTEACLALGVPNVAVVIGEGGSGGAIALATANRVLMLEHAIYGVISPEGAASILWRDQGRASDAATAMKITAQDLLRLGVIDAIIPEATGGAHRDREAAIRAAGDAIADALAQFDGLSPVEVRDRRAEKFLAIGRTL; this is encoded by the coding sequence ATGGCGGTGACGCGCACCTACCTCGACTTCGAGAAGCCAGTGGCCGAGCTGGAGGCGAAGCTCGAGGAGCTGCGCGCCGTGAGCGCGCGCGACGGCGCGGTCTCCATCGCCGAGGAGGTCGGCCGGCTCGAGGCCAAGGCCGGCCAGGCGCTCGCCGAGATCTACGCGAATCTGACCCCCTGGCAGAAGACCCAGGTGGCCCGCCACCCGCAGCGGCCGCACTTCGTGGACTACCGCGACGGGCTCATCACCGAGTTCACCCCGCTGGCCGGCGACCGCAGCTTCGGCGAGGACGAGGCGATCCTGGGCGGGTTCGGCCGGTTCCGCGGCCGGCCGGTCCTGGTGCTCGGCCAGGAGAAGGGCGCCACCACCGAGGCGCGGCTGCGCCACAATTTCGGGATGGCCCGGCCCGAGGGCTACCGCAAGGCGGTCCGCCTCATGGAGACCGCCGACCGGTTCGGTCTGCCGGTCCTCGCCTTCGTGGACACCGCCGGCGCCTATCCGGGCATCGAGGCGGAGGAGCGCGGCCAGGCCGAGGCCATCGCCCGCTCGACCGAGGCCTGCCTCGCGCTCGGCGTGCCCAACGTCGCCGTGGTGATCGGGGAGGGCGGCTCGGGCGGCGCGATCGCGCTCGCCACCGCCAACCGGGTGCTGATGCTGGAGCACGCGATCTACGGGGTGATCTCGCCGGAGGGCGCCGCCTCGATCCTGTGGCGCGACCAGGGCCGCGCGTCGGACGCCGCGACCGCCATGAAGATCACCGCCCAGGACCTGCTGCGGCTCGGCGTCATCGACGCGATCATCCCGGAGGCCACCGGCGGGGCGCACCGCGACCGCGAGGCGGCGATCCGGGCCGCGGGCGACGCCATCGCCGACGCCCTCGCGCAGTTCGACGGCCTCTCGCCCGTCGAGGTCCGCGACCGGCGCGCCGAGAAGTTCCTGGCGATCGGCCGGACCCTGTGA
- a CDS encoding DUF1796 family putative cysteine peptidase — protein MSEPGATGGLFGALGRLLGRRDAREPGRHNHASLGCNCQMAHVLKTLDLRQWSGPLDWIFSMPGMARDCLADDFAALVDRGQLESIPEAERRGPGIWRGRHRLYRERHGLECVFNHHDPATSEADYAFLTEGVRRLRRALDTPGTDNRLWMMTHLHTPRDVVEAIDDLLGQRASRNHLTFVQLETGHPRMAVVEALDLRPTLRWLTVQTPSEPVGLRLADPADDAALVAIIRAEAARRPALFA, from the coding sequence GTGAGCGAGCCCGGGGCGACGGGGGGCCTGTTCGGCGCGCTCGGCCGGCTGCTCGGCCGGCGCGACGCGCGGGAGCCGGGCCGGCACAACCACGCCTCCCTGGGCTGCAATTGCCAGATGGCGCACGTCCTCAAGACGCTCGACCTGCGCCAGTGGTCGGGGCCCCTCGACTGGATCTTCTCCATGCCCGGCATGGCCCGGGACTGCCTCGCCGACGACTTCGCGGCGCTCGTCGACCGGGGCCAGCTGGAGAGCATCCCGGAGGCCGAGCGGCGCGGCCCCGGCATCTGGCGGGGACGCCACCGCCTCTACCGGGAGCGGCACGGCCTCGAGTGCGTGTTCAACCACCACGACCCGGCGACGAGCGAGGCGGACTACGCCTTCCTCACCGAGGGCGTGCGCCGGCTGCGCCGGGCCCTCGACACGCCGGGCACCGACAACCGCCTCTGGATGATGACCCATCTGCACACGCCCCGCGACGTGGTCGAGGCGATCGACGACCTGCTCGGGCAGCGCGCCAGCCGCAACCACCTGACCTTCGTGCAGCTCGAGACCGGGCACCCGCGCATGGCGGTGGTCGAGGCGCTCGACCTCCGGCCCACCCTGCGCTGGCTCACCGTGCAGACGCCCTCGGAGCCGGTCGGCCTGCGGCTCGCCGACCCGGCCGACGACGCGGCGCTGGTGGCGATCATCCGCGCCGAGGCGGCGCGGCGGCCGGCTCTGTTCGCCTGA
- a CDS encoding CCDC90 family protein → MRAIHSAPRRGRGTAPFEPQGRAAIHAVLVRGPARGPACRPGARTGGLPGGADACDRAGRPTLSCLPRRDEGATFAEAAIRIRPIDPDGSNTRTSPMTALSLDTHALVRRLRATGLSEDQAEAITAAIRESRDSDLTNLVTKTDLAEAKFDIMKWVIGSIGFQTIVIVGAIVALSRAAH, encoded by the coding sequence ATGCGCGCTATCCACAGCGCGCCGCGGCGGGGTCGCGGGACGGCGCCGTTCGAGCCGCAGGGCCGCGCGGCGATCCATGCTGTGCTCGTGCGCGGTCCCGCCCGCGGTCCGGCCTGCCGGCCCGGTGCGCGGACCGGTGGGCTCCCAGGCGGAGCGGACGCGTGCGACCGCGCCGGGCGCCCAACTTTGAGCTGCTTGCCTCGGCGGGATGAAGGCGCCACGTTCGCGGAGGCTGCCATCCGGATTCGGCCGATCGACCCGGACGGCTCGAACACGCGAACGTCGCCCATGACGGCCCTCTCGCTCGACACGCACGCCCTCGTCCGTCGCCTGCGGGCGACCGGCCTGTCAGAGGATCAGGCCGAGGCGATCACCGCGGCGATCCGCGAGAGTCGGGATTCCGATCTGACGAACCTCGTCACCAAGACCGATCTGGCCGAAGCGAAGTTCGACATCATGAAATGGGTGATCGGCTCGATCGGCTTCCAGACGATCGTCATCGTCGGCGCGATCGTTGCCCTGTCGCGCGCCGCGCATTGA
- a CDS encoding L,D-transpeptidase family protein translates to MTARLATARLLAAASLLALSLAACQDGSGINGPSARSLAPIAPQTVALMQSKGMQPSDPILIRTFKKEAEMEIWKRGSDGRYALLKTYPICRWSGQLGPKTREGDRQAPEGFYTITPGLMNPNSSYYLSFDTGFPNAVDRANGRTGKYLMVHGTCSSAGCFAMTDATIAEIYAVARDAFIGGQRSFQFQSYPFRMTAENMAKFRNDPNIAFWQNLKEGSDYFEALHEEPKVGQCGTKYVFGGADAAAGSCKPRVDPLVAEKSARDTHAVADLVAKGTPAVRVVYQDGGQNPVFRPQNASAFASLGGTETVLPYDAKEYGRHNLGDVSRPETLAAGPQEIELAPKGQPTMLAGAEPAAATRAAKAGGKGHGREPAAPTTPTTLMANRADPDAQVETTAALPDKPARIAVADADGDASSYQKLFGQLFAKDKPAPAAPAAPAVAAAVVPAAAPEPAKVAHAAETVAPKAARAHAVKTAKVEGKGESKADAKAEKPALRKGEPEGRKP, encoded by the coding sequence ATGACGGCGCGTCTCGCGACCGCGCGACTGCTGGCGGCGGCGTCCCTGCTGGCCCTGTCGCTCGCCGCCTGCCAGGACGGTTCCGGGATCAACGGCCCGAGCGCGCGCAGCCTCGCGCCGATCGCCCCCCAGACCGTCGCGTTGATGCAGTCCAAGGGGATGCAGCCCTCCGACCCGATCCTGATCCGCACCTTCAAGAAGGAGGCGGAGATGGAGATCTGGAAGCGGGGGAGCGACGGCCGCTACGCCCTCCTGAAGACCTACCCGATCTGCCGCTGGTCCGGCCAGCTCGGGCCGAAGACCCGCGAGGGCGACCGGCAGGCGCCCGAGGGCTTCTACACGATCACCCCGGGCCTGATGAACCCGAACTCGTCGTACTATCTCTCGTTCGACACGGGCTTCCCGAACGCCGTCGACCGGGCCAACGGCCGCACCGGCAAGTACCTGATGGTGCACGGCACCTGCTCGTCGGCGGGCTGCTTCGCCATGACCGACGCCACCATCGCGGAGATCTACGCCGTCGCCCGCGACGCGTTCATCGGCGGCCAGCGCAGCTTCCAGTTCCAGTCCTACCCGTTCCGGATGACGGCCGAGAACATGGCCAAGTTCCGCAACGATCCGAACATCGCCTTCTGGCAGAACCTCAAGGAGGGCTCCGACTATTTCGAGGCCCTGCACGAGGAGCCGAAGGTCGGCCAGTGCGGGACCAAGTACGTGTTCGGCGGGGCCGACGCGGCCGCCGGCTCGTGCAAGCCGCGGGTCGACCCGCTGGTGGCCGAGAAGAGCGCGCGCGACACGCACGCGGTCGCCGACCTCGTCGCCAAGGGCACGCCGGCGGTGCGGGTCGTCTACCAGGACGGCGGCCAGAACCCGGTCTTCCGCCCGCAGAACGCCAGCGCCTTCGCGAGCCTCGGCGGCACCGAGACGGTCCTGCCCTACGACGCCAAGGAGTACGGCCGGCACAATCTCGGCGACGTGAGCCGACCCGAGACCCTGGCGGCCGGCCCGCAGGAGATCGAGCTCGCGCCGAAGGGCCAGCCCACGATGCTGGCCGGCGCCGAGCCGGCGGCCGCGACCCGCGCCGCGAAGGCCGGCGGCAAGGGGCACGGGCGGGAGCCAGCGGCGCCCACGACGCCCACGACGCTCATGGCGAACCGCGCCGATCCCGACGCGCAGGTCGAGACCACGGCGGCCCTGCCCGACAAGCCCGCTCGCATCGCGGTGGCGGACGCGGACGGCGATGCGAGCAGCTACCAGAAGCTGTTCGGCCAGCTCTTCGCCAAGGACAAGCCGGCCCCGGCGGCGCCCGCGGCCCCGGCGGTCGCCGCCGCGGTCGTGCCCGCGGCGGCGCCGGAGCCGGCGAAGGTCGCCCACGCCGCCGAGACGGTCGCGCCGAAGGCCGCCAGGGCCCACGCGGTGAAGACCGCGAAGGTCGAGGGCAAGGGTGAGTCGAAGGCCGACGCGAAGGCGGAGAAGCCCGCCCTCCGGAAGGGCGAGCCCGAGGGCCGGAAGCCCTGA
- a CDS encoding YqaE/Pmp3 family membrane protein, which translates to MSSLVRILLAIFFPPIAVLVTTGFGLQFLLNILLWILGWLPGTVHALWLMNRDRPLV; encoded by the coding sequence GTGTCCAGCCTCGTCCGCATCCTGCTCGCGATCTTCTTCCCGCCGATCGCCGTGCTCGTCACCACGGGCTTCGGCCTTCAGTTCCTGCTGAACATCCTGCTGTGGATCCTGGGCTGGCTGCCCGGCACGGTCCACGCCCTGTGGCTGATGAACCGCGACCGGCCGCTGGTCTGA
- a CDS encoding cytochrome c — translation MQRTRALSSGRAAPTRLAPMRAAPFLAGLLLAAPALAQDGSADQIERGKYLVTMGDCAACHTAPGGKYLAGNYALNMPFGVIMTPNLTPDKETGLGNWSYADFDQAFRHGYSKNVGYLYPAFPFAWFTKVTDEDTKAIWAYLQSVPAVNEKRKESQIPFPFSVRTALVTWRTAFFTEERFKPDPKASAEVNRGGYLVEGLGHCAMCHNENKLVGNSSFAGRFGGGVIDGWYAPNITPDGHQGIGAWTDEQVVTYLKTGTAPGDRPGVAAGPMRQTIMESLSKVKEEDLKAMVAYLRTVPAKQTYKPKDLTAFDTPDAPGASTYLTYCSSCHQPDGKGIEGAVPALAGNTSVQSEGPETVLRVIYGGLGAQSGLAPMVAIGQQMTDVEVKNVTDYIRNSWGNKAPVVTGEKASEARAATKTMLAGTAPCAEIEQDKLKAAFDKIGLQASLKGLKQQDFVPTLARLVQQVKAEPTGVTDDDIVNGLTTAFCKVGRDDPQYGNPSWPAVIGTFANVAYSQVKHPEKQAANVPSATTPPAKN, via the coding sequence ATGCAGCGCACGAGAGCCCTCTCCTCCGGCCGCGCGGCCCCGACGCGGCTGGCCCCGATGCGGGCCGCCCCCTTCCTCGCGGGCCTGCTCCTGGCCGCGCCGGCACTGGCGCAGGACGGCTCGGCCGACCAGATCGAGCGCGGCAAGTACCTCGTGACGATGGGCGACTGCGCGGCCTGCCACACGGCGCCGGGCGGCAAGTACCTCGCCGGCAACTACGCGCTGAACATGCCCTTCGGCGTGATCATGACCCCCAACCTCACCCCCGACAAGGAGACGGGCCTCGGCAACTGGAGCTACGCCGACTTCGACCAGGCGTTCCGGCACGGCTACAGCAAGAACGTCGGCTACCTGTACCCGGCCTTCCCGTTCGCGTGGTTCACCAAGGTCACCGACGAGGACACCAAGGCGATCTGGGCCTATCTCCAGTCGGTCCCGGCCGTGAACGAGAAGCGGAAGGAGAGCCAGATCCCGTTCCCGTTCAGCGTCCGCACGGCGCTGGTGACGTGGCGGACGGCCTTCTTCACCGAGGAGCGCTTCAAGCCCGACCCGAAGGCCAGCGCCGAGGTGAACCGCGGCGGCTACCTCGTGGAGGGGCTCGGCCACTGCGCCATGTGCCACAACGAGAACAAGCTCGTCGGCAACTCGAGCTTCGCGGGCCGGTTCGGCGGCGGCGTGATCGACGGCTGGTACGCCCCCAACATCACCCCGGACGGCCACCAGGGCATCGGCGCCTGGACCGACGAGCAGGTGGTGACCTACCTCAAGACCGGCACCGCCCCGGGCGACCGGCCGGGCGTCGCCGCCGGGCCGATGCGCCAGACCATCATGGAATCCCTCTCCAAGGTGAAGGAGGAGGACCTGAAGGCCATGGTGGCGTACCTGCGCACCGTGCCGGCCAAGCAGACCTACAAGCCGAAGGACCTCACGGCCTTCGACACGCCCGACGCGCCCGGCGCCTCCACCTACCTGACCTACTGCTCCTCCTGCCACCAGCCCGACGGCAAGGGCATCGAGGGCGCGGTCCCGGCGCTCGCCGGCAACACCTCGGTCCAGTCCGAGGGCCCCGAGACGGTGCTGCGGGTGATCTACGGCGGGCTCGGCGCCCAGAGTGGGCTCGCCCCGATGGTGGCGATCGGCCAGCAGATGACCGACGTCGAGGTGAAGAACGTCACCGACTACATCCGCAATTCCTGGGGCAACAAGGCGCCGGTCGTGACCGGCGAGAAGGCCTCGGAGGCGCGCGCCGCCACCAAGACCATGCTGGCCGGCACGGCGCCCTGCGCGGAGATCGAGCAGGACAAGCTCAAGGCCGCCTTCGACAAGATCGGCCTGCAGGCGAGCCTGAAGGGCCTGAAGCAGCAGGACTTCGTCCCGACCCTCGCCCGGCTGGTGCAGCAGGTGAAGGCGGAGCCGACCGGGGTCACCGACGACGACATCGTCAACGGCCTGACCACGGCCTTCTGCAAGGTCGGCCGCGACGACCCGCAATACGGCAACCCGAGCTGGCCCGCGGTGATCGGCACCTTCGCGAACGTCGCCTACAGCCAGGTGAAGCACCCGGAGAAGCAGGCCGCCAACGTCCCCTCGGCCACCACGCCGCCGGCGAAGAACTGA
- a CDS encoding TspO/MBR family protein, translating into MSLAAADLGPPAVAAVAAVLVAVAGGLATTTDTWYRRLRVPAWKPPDWAFGPVWAVIFALTTTAGVLAWNGDADPVARGVLLAAYAVNGVLNIAWSVLFFRFRRPDWALAEVAVLWLSIAVLVLVTGRVSGAAGLMNLPYLAWVSVAACLNLRIVRLNGPFAEPA; encoded by the coding sequence GTGAGCCTCGCCGCCGCCGATCTGGGACCGCCCGCGGTGGCGGCGGTCGCCGCCGTGCTGGTGGCCGTGGCCGGCGGCCTCGCGACCACGACGGACACGTGGTACCGGCGCCTGCGGGTCCCGGCCTGGAAGCCGCCGGACTGGGCCTTCGGCCCGGTCTGGGCGGTGATCTTCGCGCTCACCACCACGGCTGGCGTGCTGGCCTGGAACGGCGACGCCGACCCCGTCGCCCGGGGCGTCCTGCTGGCCGCCTACGCGGTGAACGGGGTGCTCAACATCGCCTGGAGCGTGCTGTTCTTCCGGTTCCGCCGGCCCGACTGGGCGCTGGCCGAGGTCGCGGTCCTGTGGCTGTCCATCGCCGTGCTGGTGCTGGTGACCGGCCGGGTCTCGGGCGCGGCGGGGCTCATGAACCTGCCCTACCTCGCCTGGGTCAGCGTCGCCGCCTGCCTGAACCTGCGGATCGTCCGCCTCAACGGGCCGTTCGCGGAGCCCGCCTGA
- a CDS encoding geranylgeranyl diphosphate reductase, with translation MARLDDGGPGRDSYDVVVVGGGPAGATAATDLARAGHAVLLLDKPGRIKPCGGAIPPRLIRDFAIPDALLVAKIRSARMVAPSGKAVDMPVGEGFVGMVDREHFDPWLRERAAAAGADLRAAAYDRITRPDDGPPLVHFTTGAGAGLARHAVRARLVLGADGACSPVGRAEVPGHARMRQVFAYHEILRVPEAGAPGAGSVEATRCDVYYQGRHSPDFYSWIFPHGDTLSIGTGSARKGFSLRSSIRALRAATGLDHAETVRREGAPLPLKPLKRWDNGRDVLLAGDAAGVVAPASGEGIYYAMLGGRLSAEAAAAFLRTGDARALAGARKQFMKLHGRVFWILGMMQWVWYRSDGLRERFVSICRDKDVQQLTWDSYMNKELVRAKPAAHARIFFKDLAHLFRWVSP, from the coding sequence ATGGCCCGGTTGGATGATGGCGGCCCCGGCCGCGACAGCTACGACGTCGTCGTGGTCGGCGGCGGGCCGGCGGGCGCCACGGCGGCGACCGACCTCGCCCGGGCCGGCCACGCGGTGCTGCTCCTCGACAAGCCCGGCCGGATCAAGCCCTGCGGCGGCGCGATCCCGCCCCGGCTGATCCGGGACTTCGCGATCCCGGACGCGCTCCTGGTGGCGAAGATCCGGTCCGCCCGGATGGTGGCGCCGAGCGGCAAGGCCGTCGACATGCCGGTGGGCGAGGGATTCGTCGGCATGGTCGACCGCGAGCACTTCGACCCGTGGCTGCGCGAGCGGGCCGCGGCGGCCGGCGCCGACCTGCGCGCGGCGGCCTACGACCGGATCACCCGGCCCGACGACGGGCCGCCGCTGGTCCACTTCACCACCGGCGCGGGGGCCGGCCTCGCCCGCCACGCCGTCCGGGCCCGCCTCGTCCTCGGCGCCGACGGCGCCTGCTCGCCGGTCGGCCGCGCGGAGGTGCCGGGCCACGCCAGGATGCGGCAGGTCTTCGCCTATCACGAGATCCTGCGGGTCCCGGAGGCCGGCGCCCCCGGGGCCGGGTCTGTCGAGGCGACCCGCTGCGACGTCTACTACCAGGGCCGCCACTCGCCGGACTTCTACAGCTGGATCTTCCCCCACGGGGACACGCTGAGCATCGGCACCGGCAGCGCGCGGAAGGGGTTCTCGCTGCGCTCCTCGATCCGGGCCCTGCGCGCCGCCACCGGCCTCGACCACGCCGAGACCGTCCGCCGCGAGGGGGCGCCGCTGCCGCTGAAGCCCCTGAAGCGCTGGGACAACGGCCGGGACGTGCTGCTCGCGGGCGACGCCGCGGGCGTCGTCGCGCCGGCCTCCGGCGAGGGGATCTACTACGCGATGCTCGGCGGCCGGCTGTCGGCCGAGGCCGCGGCCGCCTTCCTGCGGACCGGGGACGCGCGCGCCCTCGCGGGCGCGCGGAAGCAGTTCATGAAGCTGCACGGGCGCGTGTTCTGGATCCTCGGGATGATGCAGTGGGTCTGGTACCGCAGCGACGGCCTGCGCGAGCGCTTCGTCTCGATCTGCCGGGACAAGGACGTCCAGCAGCTCACCTGGGACAGCTACATGAACAAGGAGCTGGTCCGCGCGAAGCCGGCCGCCCACGCGCGGATCTTCTTCAAGGACCTCGCGCACCTGTTCCGCTGGGTCTCGCCGTGA
- a CDS encoding BCD family MFS transporter, translating to MAPDPGTGLGWPQIVRLGLVQTALGSVVVLMTATLNRVMVVELALPALVPGLLVALHYAVQVLRPRWGYGSDRSGRRTPWIVGGMAALCLGGFGAACGTALAAESLALGLALAALSFLCVGMGVGAAGTSLLVLLSGGVAPARRGAAATVVWVMMIVGFAVTAPLAGHFLDPFSGPRLVAVSGTVSLVAFCVAALAVAGVERRLPVRAPEPAEARRPFFTVLAHVLADPVSRTFTIFVFVSMLAYSAQELILEPYAGLVFAMSPGATTKLAGLQHGGVLAGMLLVAAVTLLARGTVLASLRLWIGIGCAGSAAALFALASGAAAGSDFPLRATVFALGVANGAYAVAAIGSMMALAGRGDARERGTRMGVWGAAQGVAFGAGGFLGAVAVDAVRLVTAEPVQAYAAVFAAEGLLFLVAVVLAARLEPAPAPDTVPLDPAFSAR from the coding sequence ATGGCACCGGACCCCGGCACGGGCCTCGGCTGGCCCCAGATCGTCCGCCTCGGCCTCGTCCAGACCGCGCTGGGCAGCGTCGTCGTGCTGATGACCGCCACCCTCAACCGGGTCATGGTGGTGGAATTGGCGCTGCCCGCCCTCGTGCCGGGCCTGCTGGTCGCCCTGCACTACGCCGTGCAGGTCCTGCGCCCGCGCTGGGGCTACGGCTCCGACCGCAGCGGCCGGCGCACCCCCTGGATCGTCGGCGGCATGGCGGCCCTCTGCCTCGGCGGGTTCGGCGCCGCCTGCGGCACCGCGCTGGCGGCCGAGAGCCTCGCCCTGGGGCTGGCGCTCGCCGCCCTCTCGTTCCTGTGCGTCGGCATGGGCGTCGGCGCGGCCGGGACCTCCCTCCTCGTCCTGCTCTCGGGCGGCGTCGCGCCGGCCCGGCGGGGCGCGGCCGCCACCGTCGTCTGGGTGATGATGATCGTCGGCTTCGCCGTCACGGCGCCGCTCGCCGGGCACTTCCTCGACCCGTTCTCCGGCCCGCGCCTCGTGGCGGTGTCGGGCACGGTCTCGCTCGTCGCCTTCTGCGTGGCGGCGCTCGCGGTCGCCGGCGTCGAGCGCCGCCTGCCGGTCCGGGCGCCCGAGCCCGCGGAGGCGCGCCGCCCGTTCTTCACCGTGCTGGCCCACGTGCTGGCCGACCCCGTGAGCCGGACCTTCACGATCTTCGTCTTCGTGTCGATGCTGGCCTACAGCGCCCAGGAGCTGATACTGGAGCCCTATGCCGGCCTCGTCTTCGCGATGAGCCCCGGCGCCACCACCAAGCTCGCCGGCCTCCAGCACGGCGGCGTGCTCGCCGGCATGCTGCTGGTGGCGGCGGTGACGCTCCTCGCCCGCGGCACCGTCCTCGCCTCCCTGCGGCTCTGGATCGGGATCGGCTGCGCCGGCTCGGCCGCCGCCCTCTTCGCCCTGGCGAGCGGCGCGGCGGCGGGATCGGACTTCCCCCTGCGCGCGACGGTCTTCGCCCTCGGGGTGGCCAACGGCGCCTACGCGGTCGCCGCCATCGGCTCGATGATGGCGCTCGCCGGCCGCGGCGACGCGCGGGAGCGCGGCACCCGCATGGGCGTCTGGGGCGCCGCGCAGGGCGTCGCCTTCGGGGCCGGCGGCTTCCTCGGGGCCGTGGCGGTCGACGCCGTCCGGCTGGTCACCGCCGAACCCGTCCAGGCCTACGCGGCGGTCTTCGCCGCGGAAGGGCTGCTGTTCCTCGTCGCGGTCGTCCTGGCGGCGCGGCTCGAACCCGCTCCGGCACCGGACACGGTGCCGCTCGATCCTGCCTTCAGCGCGAGGTGA
- the chlG gene encoding chlorophyll synthase ChlG yields MTATPAPSAVIELLKPLTWFAPMWAFACGVISSGQPASGQWPVIAAGILLAGPLVCATSQAANDWFDRHVDAINEPNRPIPSGRIPGRWGLYLALAWTALSLAVAAALGPWILGAALFGLVLAWIYSAPPVRLKRNGWWGNAAVALCYEGLPWFTGAAVMAAALPDRRVLLVALLYAAGAHGIMTLNDFKSVEGDRRMGLLSLPVQMGSERAARFACLVMALPQVAVIALLVGWERYWHAGLVAALLAGQFALMARFLENPRERAIWYNGTGTTLYVLGMLVSAFALRPLVGGA; encoded by the coding sequence ATGACCGCTACGCCCGCCCCGAGCGCAGTCATCGAGCTGCTGAAGCCGCTCACGTGGTTCGCGCCGATGTGGGCCTTCGCCTGCGGGGTGATCTCCTCGGGCCAGCCGGCCAGCGGCCAGTGGCCGGTGATCGCCGCCGGCATCCTGCTGGCCGGCCCGCTGGTCTGCGCCACCAGCCAGGCCGCCAACGACTGGTTCGACCGCCACGTCGACGCGATCAACGAGCCGAACCGGCCGATCCCCTCCGGGCGGATCCCGGGCCGCTGGGGGCTCTACCTCGCGCTCGCCTGGACGGCGCTGTCGCTGGCGGTGGCCGCCGCGCTCGGGCCCTGGATCCTCGGGGCCGCGCTGTTCGGGCTGGTCCTGGCTTGGATCTACTCGGCGCCGCCGGTGCGGCTGAAGCGGAACGGCTGGTGGGGCAACGCCGCGGTGGCGCTCTGCTACGAGGGGCTGCCCTGGTTCACCGGCGCCGCCGTCATGGCCGCCGCCCTGCCCGACCGGCGGGTGCTCCTGGTGGCGCTGCTCTACGCGGCCGGGGCCCACGGCATCATGACCCTCAACGACTTCAAGTCCGTGGAGGGCGACCGCCGGATGGGGCTGCTGTCGCTGCCGGTGCAGATGGGCTCCGAGCGCGCCGCGCGCTTCGCCTGCCTGGTCATGGCCCTGCCGCAGGTGGCGGTGATCGCGCTCCTCGTCGGCTGGGAGCGCTACTGGCACGCCGGCCTCGTCGCCGCGCTGCTCGCCGGGCAGTTCGCCCTGATGGCCCGGTTCCTGGAGAATCCCCGGGAGCGGGCGATCTGGTACAACGGCACCGGCACCACCCTCTACGTCCTCGGCATGCTGGTCTCGGCCTTCGCGCTGCGCCCGCTGGTGGGAGGGGCGTGA